tacgccctcgctcaaagtccgtcaactgcacatacggttcacgtccacgctgtcacggcatgctaccagtgttaaagactgcgatggagctccgtatgccacggcaaactggcggacactgacggaggcggtgcacaaatgctgcgcagctagcgccattcgacggccaacaccgcggttcctggtgtgtccgctgtgccgtgcgtgtgatcattgcttgtacagccctctcgcagtgtccggagcaagtatggtgggtctgacacaccggtgtcaatgtgttcttttttccatttccaggagtatatatttaATTTCTGCACCATTTCGCTCCATGCCATCTTTCAAGATTTTGTAATTGAATTGGGTGCCATTATCAGACAGTACTGCTTTGGGTTTTCCAAATACTCAATCATCCTATAGAACACTGACTTTGCTGTCACCTACAGTTTtgaaaatgtagaaaatacttcCAAAATCACTGAATTATATTTGCAATTACGAGAAGTTTTGGGGAAGGGGCGCCATACAGATCCACGGATGATAAATCCATGGTATCTTCAGGTAACGTGTTCTGCATTGGGCCTTGGTTAATTCTGTTGGTTACCTTAGCTCTCTTGCAGATGTCAGAAGACTGAATATGTTCAGTGACCTTTCTATGCGCACTATTGGCAATCACTGTAACACTAGCCAGTTTATCTGGACACCCCTTTGTCTCAATGCTAGGTGAAAATAATCTGACATTGGTATCAAATTTGATAGGCCAACACACCCTCCATTCTTCAGAAACGAAGTCTTTCCTCCTACAcaagatatttttaaaaacttcTCAATCTGGGGATATTATATATTATCAAAATTTACTTTCACAGATTTCAACTTGGATCCTCATTTTATTGGTATATCATTTTTTTGTAAATCGTTCAATTTTATTTTTGCCTGAAACTTCCTTCATGTGATTAATGTGGAAAGATTCATCTTCATTGGATTCCTTGAGTACCTCATACATACCATTGGGACAATGCATTGCCACATAAGTTTCTGTTCCCTTTACATAGCAGACTTTGCAATTAAATTTTTACAGGTATAAAACTCATCGAGTTAGCATGCCATTTAGAAGGCAAGATTCTTCAAAATGTTGGACTCTTGTGGTCAGTGTGCATGATGATCTTATAACCCCacaaataatttctgaatttctttaggCACCGTACTATGACCAACTCCTCCTTCTGTGTATGGTATAGTTCCTTTCGTATCCCGTCAACATCCCACTGGCAAAAGCTATAGCTCTGTTCTGAATTTTCTGAACCATTTACCGCTTGGAAAATTTCAATACCAATCCCATAGCTGCTACTGTCGGTATTCATATGGAAAGTCTCTGACAGTATTGGCTGATGTaaaacatttattatgtaaaaGTTCATTCTTCAGAGATTCGAAATCCAGCtgacactcatctgtccaaacaaacgCACTATTCCTTTTTAAGAGGTTGTTCAAGTATGGGTTATTGAAGCCTTGTCCcttaacaatttttttgtaaaatccACAGAAACCTggaaaggctttcaactgtttgctattttttcttttttgcgaAAATAACGCAACGACTCGGCGACAGGTATGGGTGAGGCGTGGCCAGACCTCGGAATCgtcaaaaaattaaatgaaagaaaaggGGTTAAGGGCGTAGTGGGTTCGAATACCGCAACTTGCATGAATTTTAATTCGTGATAATAGTTGTTAGTTAAAAAAAGTTGAAATGATTCTTGCTACGAATGCCGAAGGTCTGGCTTTGTTTCACACATCCGGCAATCATTTTTAACAAGCATAAGTAGCACCTCTCCCACCTCTTGTAGCCTGGAGGAGAGTCGGTACAGGCTGGGCCCTGGCAGAGGGGGAAGTCATGCCAGgtcgaaactctgtcaccagtcacCTTTCTTAAGCGATATATTTTTAAATCAATGAGCCAATCACCGTGCAAGGCCACAGGGCGCTTACTGTATTCGAGCCTGAGATGTGGAAAACATTggcgctggactgggattcgaactcacCTCTCCCTTTTCGCGACGTTCGATGCCTTTCAGATGATACATTTCCTCCGCCTCATTGTTTCCACTTGTCTGAAAAGTCATAAAGACCTTCACAAAAGACACAGGTCTGGGTTGGAATGCTGGTATGTCATTTTGAGTTGTACCATGCGCACACCAAACTACATGTGACAAGTTATTATGATTTTTAACGCCTGTCTGCGCTTTGTCAACAATAATAGTGGGTTCTAGTTTTGACTCCCAAGTCAGACAGGCAGCTTTTCGTTCTCTTATGTCAGtttcaaacatgccactcctagcaaCTGGTGAAAGAGAATAGTACAGTCAATGTGTCTTTGTATGTACTCAACAACTATGTGTCTAGGGTTCGATTCCTAGACAACAGAAAACATTCATCATGATATTTACAATTCATACATGTGCACATTTCGCTGCTCATGGAGTAAACCAATATATAACGTCTACGAGTGACTATAACCCGTtattcataagaataaacctgatgtgaacattgcactatgtattcttcggcattttctggaacctcattggatttctttCCACGTggaactgcagccaagctgtctgaaGTACTGTCAGGTACGGTAATAAGGGTATGTTCTGTGTGGTGCGTTACGCGCACATGGACTGTGCGACAATACGCGACAACAGCTgtaccggtgcctttatcttggacagcactggccggtcagctggtgcaGCTAGCCTGGTGTTTCGTgcccagctgcagttcacacgtaacaagagacgagcagaggagcaatacagcttcgaatgtcatttaatatttaagcagaatgaaataatacactgcaaatcttccTCAatgcgctccttagacgactagacgcaaaccgcaacacgttatcgtttttagctaatgtTTTATAGTAATTATAAACAAGAATGatgcaaaaaatgaaatgatcatatggcattgttggccgggaggccccatgcggggcagTGCCGCCGCCgtaagttctttttagttgacgccacttcggcgacttgctttcgtcaatgatgatggacacacaacacgcaGTTAtctcgaggcacagaaaatccctgactcggccgtgaatcgaacccgggaccccgtgcgcggggagcgagaacgctgtctcaagaccacgagcggcggacagcaagaatgatgaaaattcctggctGAGCCACATGGTATATTTTTCCTGTATAATCTGTGTGTAACGTGAGAGAAGAGTGAAGCATTTCACTGTACaggtaaatattgaagccactgaagtatttcttatagtcagtcgtctggtaatctcttagctccttccttacccGAATCCGAGAAAAACATTCAGTTCACCTGCTGCTAGaacccacgaagccaaccaggcagAGCATTTTCTCTTATTCTTTTATGATGAACCCTTTCTACAAGGCGCCAGCGTACGACAGTGACGTGAAAAAGCTGAGTGCTTTAGTTCCGGTACGTctgacagcttaacagtcttgttacttctcgggccaaatcccgctgATTGGCTCCAgctcagttctgttgggttcatattacgTGTTTGTACGATACTAGTCTACCTCTGTggcataaaacgatggacatagtccaaataaagaggatttggtttctcatttttgcattaaaaaattaaactattatattttttaatttaaacaacttttatgaacagtatttcataaaacatagataattaagaatttgtatttgaaatggaaactggAACTTCTCgtccagtatgtaattagaaacaagaagacatgcattaTTCTTAAAAAATGAGTAGTTCTATAAttgcgagatgtaggtatttcaaattgaacgaggaaaaaaaaatgATACTGGGGAGATTTAAACAAACGCACGAATAACCGCGTGTGGTTTGCATTTCGTTACGCTACCGACTAACCGACACTTTTTTTGTGTTACtgttgggtagaatgtgaagcgaattatgtcAGATTTTCTATCTGACTcgtaactttagacgagggccgaaatgtagttaaaaaaaaaaaagaaaggtcgaTACACTCggacgcgaacacgcgactgtAAGTTTAGAATGTATGACGATTACCTCTTTTTTTTACAATTaccactttgtttctttttttctttccgaccggggctcgaacgcAGGATGTCATCTGgctaaaaatgtctctgagcactatgggacttaacatctatggtcatcagtcccctagaacttagaactacttaaacctagctaacctaaggacatcacacaacacccagtcatcacgaggcagagaaaatcccttaccccgccgtgaatcgaacccgggaacccgggcgcgggatgtcATACTTAGATGgcagacacatttttttttttttttttttttaatattgctcgCTCACCCCACAGTACAATACCGcgaccaattttaatttttcttttttttcccagacACAGGAAAAACACCGAAATTATACACTCAAATGgcagtgtattccttcaaaaaacgaaaatagtcactccttttttttccaaagtacttgctgaaggcaatcaattaaaattaaagaattcacttcactttgacagtccggataccattataacactgcAAGCGACGTTGTGCTGACCGGCGTTCCCATCGGACGTGCCGTATGactccaaacggaagcaacgctgttttaagaaatgaatcgtccacttcaggaaATAAATTCTAACCGGAGTGTACTCGAGTGCcacattttcaaggaggacttgactaacggaaccatcgcgatgtgtaaacaacactttagaaccaacccgGGAGAGAAGTCTTTCTGcttgaacgggatcataaaacttcacaaagaatgcatacaaatcagaatcgaagtaagcagtatctacctgatcaggtgtaccacggataacatcagccaaccaatccTGAATTTCTAAGGAGCCGGGTTGAACACGACgcgtcaaaactgaaacgaacagtggctcgacgaggaacagatttTGGAGACTCGACGGACACCATggcgcgggcagaaaacaccgccgccGAGAGCAAAACGACGACAAACTCCGCTACGCCgactacgatgtgactccggccgatacaccaacaagactgagCTGAGCggcttcgacacaagcggcgctgcggcacaggcgaTTCTGTCACGATCAATTTGGATTTGTAAACAACTGCGTTATGTACAACTCTGGAAAAACCTCACAGCccattatctctgtaaatttatgaaaaaacattaggaacagcctatttctcggcactttttaaccgtgatTCATGCGCATTTTTCACCACGGAACAGAGCAGCCTCAGCcagtttcatactgcgcattaacagcacgacaatcagagcacaacgctgcagaggctgtgactgtacacgatttttgaagtaACAACTATGTGGCTAAAGCGTGACTAACAAAAACTTTGATGGCTCTTAatgcatttgaatatcttaaagtttcatttaacgtaagttAGTAATAAGATACCTGATACATAAGTAGGTCCTACTTCCAAAAGTgtcaacaacaccagtgtacgtgtgctacggcttctgaccagtcaTCGCGTTTGCATTTGTTTACACcaggtttattcttataatgaacgGGTTATAGATGTCAACGTCGGTAGGTGCTGGGTTGGAATCCCCAAAAGACAAGACTTTAGTCTCCTCATTTCAGTTTGTCATCTCACTGCTGCTGAAAAATGATTTCTGACGTTTGACTGTGCTTAGTTAACCATACGATTAAGTGTTGGAATATCCGGTAAACACAAATCTGCGTCAGGTCATTTCAAGTTTGAACGTGCACACTCCTTCTTACTTCTGACTGAAACCATACTTAAAAATATGTCGTCCTTAATTGCTCGATTGAATTCCCAGACAGTAGCGCAGTAAAATAAAAATCGTCGTGTAATTTGAAGGTGGAAGTTGCTTTGAAGGTtcatttttgcaataaatttcaatttGCAAGCGTAATGGCTGTGTAATCCCCAATAACATGTTTCTGGTAATTGCATTATCGAAGTATTAATTTGCATCGCACAGAGCAGTTGTCTCTCGTGGCCCCATGCAGTGAACATTCTGTATAGGCAAAGACTGTACCGAAAACAGAGCAGATGAACAATGTCATGTGGACTGATCACAAATCAGGCGAATCACAATTCAGATCGTTCCACAAAGTTTAGGGTATGAAACCACATAAATTCAgcctcttctaatatttcggctgaataccgtccagccacaGCCGAAATATTAGGAGAAGACGCTGAATTTATGCTGCTGGATGCCAGAAACTTCATGGCACAGTCTTTACACCGCGAAAACGCGAAGATGGACAACAAATCAGATTGTACAGATGCTTTTGTGCATGGTAGTACACGTTAAATACATGTGCACATGCTATCAGCCACACAAAATGTGATGTgcgcacacacactcgcacacagtTTTTTTTATGGGGGTGGAGTGCCACTGTGCTGTATGTTACGTCTGAAATGTTTCGAAGGCATGGttgtctgtcagaaagtttcagtaTTTGGTGAGGCTGTGTCAAGAAAACTGCCGGTAACTGCAGTGAAAATTTTGTGGCCGCATATCAGGAAAGTGTGCCTTTGAAAACCAAGGTATGGGATTCTTCTTGTGTGTGACCTCTGGCAGTGAAGCTGCAGACAGAGTAGTAGTATTAGCTGCAACAAGCCTGATCTGTATTGGAGGTTAGCGACTGGTTAGCTGTAGCGTCATGATAGAAATGGAGCTGAATTCGAGGGATGAGTGTGACAAAATGTGACAACGTAATTCTTTCAGAGGTTGTGTAATGCTATTTGTAATGGACGATGAGTGAAGAATTTTTTATGAGGGCGGATAGAACAGATAAGCTGTTGCTTATATTGTAGGCttgtttcatgacacttttgtattcACAACAGTTGTTTCCTCgtgcggttcgattcccggcggggtcagggattttctctgcctcgtgatgactgggtgttgtgtgatgtccttaggttagttaggtttaagtagttctaagttctaggggactgatgaccatagatgttaagtcccatagtgctcagagccatttgaaccattttttttcctcgtGCGGCAGTTTTCCTCGTTATGTGGGTGTGTTGTGTGTTTGTAACAGAAAGtggcagtttgtgtgttttgtgcaggagGCTCTCTGCAAAGACGAGAAACATGAGGCTGGTCCATGCGGCTGGGAAGAGGGCAGTGGGGCAGCTGAGGGCGCTGCTCGCCGCTGGGGCAGACGTGGGGGCGAGGGCCGGGCTGGAGGGGCGGACCGCCCTGCACTGGGCAGCGCGCAGGGGAGACGTcgaggcggcgaggctgctgctggaggcaggggcggcggtggacgccaGGGAGATCAAGGGCAAGCAGAGGACGCCTCTGCACCTGGCTGCAGAGCAGGGAGGCGCCGCTGTCGCGCGGCTGCTGCTGCGGGCGACCGCCGACCCCAACGCCAGAGATTGCAGAGGGTGGAGGCCTCTGCATCTTGCAGCAGCCTATGGCAAGGCAGAAGTGGCGGCTGCGTTGCTCGACGCGGGGGCCGACAGGGGGGCCACAACTGGTGATGATGGGGAGACAGCACTGGAGATCGCCAGGGAGTCGGGCTACAGGCGGGTGGTGGAGATGCTGTCATGAGGCAGCCAATACAACGAACTCTGTgcgagaaaagagaactgaaacaATTTGTAGAAGAGCAGTattcacaattttttaaataaagaaggaAATAACTCAATCCTATTGTGACTCACTAATTTCAGCCCTCCTCAAGTAGCATACAGCACAAAAATACTCTAAGCAACGCTGTAGCAAAACTGAGACAACGCCAGATAACAGCAAAATAATTCAGATAACAACAGACAATCTATCTCTCAAGAAAAATGTCGTGAGTACTCTTCCAGATTAAACTTGGCAAAAGTCAACAGGTCATTGTGAACAAACACAACTGTTCTATGATATCTGATTGCTGAAAAGTATTTCACAGCAGTCTATAAGGTGCTGTATGAGACTACTTTATTTTGCAACATGCACTGTTATATGAGTTGTATCAACCGAATATTCCCTTCTGATATCACACTTACTTTACTTCAGCACATTCAGCATACATTGTGTACAACCATTCTCCCAGTGTCTAATTACAATGAGATATTAGTAGCAACATTCATCCCACATAACGCGCCTGTCATCAGGAAATATACAGTCGGTCCACATGTAACTAAACACAATTAGAGCACAACCTCACCCCTCACAGTACCCCACAGCTGTTTGTATAAATTCGATACTTCACCAAACTGTACTTTCTCTCTAGTTTGTTTAGGAGTCACCTCTTTT
This DNA window, taken from Schistocerca serialis cubense isolate TAMUIC-IGC-003099 chromosome 11, iqSchSeri2.2, whole genome shotgun sequence, encodes the following:
- the LOC126427190 gene encoding ankyrin repeat domain-containing protein 65-like, with the protein product MRPATTTTATTAAPAAATSASAPRQTPAAARPTTPQPDEATVSRMRRLSAKTRNMRLVHAAGKRAVGQLRALLAAGADVGARAGLEGRTALHWAARRGDVEAARLLLEAGAAVDAREIKGKQRTPLHLAAEQGGAAVARLLLRATADPNARDCRGWRPLHLAAAYGKAEVAAALLDAGADRGATTGDDGETALEIARESGYRRVVEMLS